In Carnobacterium sp. CP1, the following are encoded in one genomic region:
- a CDS encoding catalase: MSNPMDKNGLNGSEPSRNQTTGDQKALHHQSGAPVNNNFDSMTAGKRGPATFLEDAWLQEKLANFNREVIPERRMHAKGSGAFGTFKVTNDISKYTKAKLFSEVGKETEMFARFSTVAGERGAADAERDIRGFALKFYTEEGNWDMAGNNTPVFFIREPKQFIDLNRAIKRDPRTNMRSANNNWDFWTSLPEALLQVTIVMSDRGIPSSYRHMHGFSSHAYSLINENNERVWVKMFFRSEQGIQNLTDQESEQVIAGDRESHQNDLYNAIEQGQFPKWKMYFQIMTEEQAKAWKNNPFDLTKMWPKEDYPIIEVGEFELNRNAANYFQDVEQVSFSPLNVVPGISYSPDRMLQARLFGYSDAARYRIGVNSHQIPVNAPRGVKDHHIYHRDGAMRVDGNGGSEVHYTPNSYGNWTDNRENETPAQDNGPVATYDFREDDHDYYTQPGQLFRAMSAEQQLVLFENTARNMGDATLQIKHRHIRNTYQADPEYGKGVAAAMNIAINDVDVTPTPNDSRKAWEEANARGYADLNVPSEPVGVPETAKDLGENGRDTNAGDPTAYSDIMNDPFVL, from the coding sequence ATGTCTAATCCAATGGACAAGAATGGTTTGAACGGTTCAGAACCTAGTCGCAATCAAACAACAGGAGATCAAAAAGCACTTCATCATCAAAGTGGTGCACCAGTAAACAATAACTTTGACTCCATGACTGCCGGTAAACGCGGCCCCGCAACTTTTTTAGAGGACGCTTGGTTACAAGAAAAACTAGCAAACTTTAACCGTGAAGTAATTCCTGAACGTCGTATGCACGCAAAAGGGTCAGGCGCTTTTGGTACCTTTAAAGTTACAAATGATATATCAAAATATACAAAAGCAAAATTATTTTCAGAAGTTGGGAAAGAAACAGAAATGTTTGCTCGCTTCTCTACAGTAGCTGGTGAACGTGGTGCTGCTGATGCTGAACGTGATATCCGTGGTTTTGCTTTGAAGTTTTATACTGAAGAAGGTAACTGGGATATGGCTGGTAACAATACGCCAGTATTTTTCATCCGTGAGCCAAAACAATTTATCGATTTGAACCGCGCAATTAAACGTGATCCACGTACAAACATGCGTAGTGCTAATAACAACTGGGATTTCTGGACATCTCTACCCGAAGCTTTGCTACAAGTCACAATCGTGATGAGTGATCGTGGTATTCCTTCATCTTATCGCCATATGCATGGATTTAGTAGCCATGCATATAGCTTGATTAATGAAAATAACGAACGTGTTTGGGTGAAAATGTTCTTCCGTTCTGAGCAAGGTATCCAAAACTTAACAGACCAAGAATCTGAACAAGTCATTGCAGGAGACCGTGAGTCTCATCAAAACGACTTATATAATGCCATTGAACAAGGGCAATTCCCGAAATGGAAGATGTATTTCCAAATTATGACTGAAGAGCAAGCAAAGGCTTGGAAAAATAATCCATTCGACCTAACAAAGATGTGGCCGAAAGAAGATTACCCAATCATCGAAGTTGGTGAATTTGAATTAAACCGTAATGCTGCTAACTACTTCCAAGACGTAGAACAAGTATCATTCTCACCACTTAACGTTGTACCAGGTATCAGTTATTCACCTGACCGTATGCTACAAGCTCGCTTGTTCGGCTATAGTGACGCTGCACGTTACCGTATTGGTGTTAATAGCCACCAAATTCCAGTAAATGCACCACGTGGTGTTAAAGACCACCACATCTACCACCGTGATGGCGCTATGCGAGTTGACGGGAACGGCGGAAGTGAAGTTCATTACACACCAAACAGTTATGGTAACTGGACTGATAACCGTGAAAACGAAACGCCTGCACAAGATAACGGACCGGTAGCTACTTATGATTTCCGTGAAGATGATCATGACTACTACACTCAACCAGGTCAATTATTCCGTGCTATGTCTGCTGAACAACAATTAGTGTTATTTGAAAACACAGCCCGCAATATGGGAGATGCTACTTTACAAATCAAACACCGTCACATTCGCAATACTTATCAAGCCGACCCAGAATACGGAAAAGGTGTAGCAGCTGCTATGAATATCGCTATCAATGATGTCGATGTAACACCAACACCGAATGATTCTCGTAAAGCTTGGGAAGAAGCAAATGCACGTGGTTATGCAGATTTAAATGTACCTTCTGAACCAGTTGGTGTACCAGAAACAGCCAAAGACTTAGGTGAAAATGGCCGTGATACAAATGCTGGAGATCCAACAGCTTACTCCGATATCATGAACGATCCATTTGTCTTATAA
- the truA gene encoding tRNA pseudouridine(38-40) synthase TruA has protein sequence MRNIKMSIEYDGGRYQGWQRLGDSDKTIQGKIENILSEMTKTNIEIVGSGRTDAGTHAKGQVANFKTTSNLDLVAMRDYLNTYLPRDIIVKELEEVPERFHARYNVVGKKYSYYVWNTAVPSAFERNYSYHYPEQLDVDRMNEACSKLIGTHDFIGFSSLKKTKKSTVRTIDEITIHREGDLLNFTFIGEGFLYKMVRIIMGTLLEIGAGTKSPECIDAIFKSGVRSDAGMTVPSQGLFLDEVYYD, from the coding sequence ATGAGAAACATTAAAATGAGCATTGAATATGACGGCGGCAGATACCAGGGATGGCAAAGACTAGGGGATTCTGACAAAACCATTCAAGGGAAAATAGAGAATATCCTGTCGGAAATGACGAAAACCAACATTGAAATCGTCGGATCAGGCCGGACAGATGCCGGAACCCATGCCAAGGGACAGGTAGCCAATTTCAAGACGACATCTAACTTGGATTTGGTGGCGATGCGGGATTATCTGAACACTTATCTCCCACGAGATATTATCGTTAAAGAATTGGAGGAGGTTCCTGAAAGGTTCCATGCCCGGTATAATGTCGTCGGTAAAAAATACAGCTATTATGTCTGGAATACTGCTGTACCATCTGCATTTGAACGCAATTATAGCTACCATTACCCTGAACAACTTGATGTCGATAGGATGAATGAGGCTTGCAGCAAGCTTATCGGAACCCATGACTTCATCGGTTTCTCTTCGCTCAAGAAGACGAAAAAGTCGACGGTCAGGACTATTGATGAAATTACAATCCACAGAGAAGGTGATTTGCTGAACTTTACGTTTATAGGGGAAGGCTTCCTGTATAAAATGGTTAGAATCATTATGGGGACGCTCCTGGAAATCGGGGCAGGAACAAAAAGTCCAGAATGCATTGATGCCATCTTTAAGAGTGGGGTCAGAAGTGATGCCGGGATGACCGTGCCTTCTCAAGGACTGTTCTTAGATGAAGTTTATTACGATTGA
- a CDS encoding putative quinol monooxygenase — translation MKVINASFFIKGDQRDNFLSDTKELISETRKEDGCLAYNLYESLEERNTFIMVEIWKDQFAIDTHNQNPLLQNFVSKIADYSLKAPDLKISELGE, via the coding sequence ATGAAAGTTATTAATGCCTCATTTTTTATCAAAGGAGATCAACGTGATAATTTTCTATCAGACACCAAAGAATTAATTTCAGAAACTAGAAAAGAAGACGGTTGTTTAGCCTACAATCTTTACGAATCACTAGAAGAAAGAAATACATTCATTATGGTAGAAATTTGGAAAGATCAATTTGCAATTGATACCCATAATCAAAATCCTTTACTACAAAATTTTGTTAGTAAAATAGCTGATTACAGCTTAAAAGCGCCAGACTTAAAAATTTCCGAATTAGGCGAATAA
- a CDS encoding nitroreductase family protein, with protein sequence MTINNDFSDIAYNRKSIRLYDESVKISKEEMLEMIQKSTIAPSSVNMQPWRFVVVESTEEKQKLKPLIRFNTRQNDTSSAMILIFGDMECYEYGEAIYNQAVIEGKMSPKVRDEQLAAIIPYYKNFTREEMNDVVKIDSSLAAMQFMLVARAYGYDTNPIGGFEADELAEAFGLEKERYVPVMILSIGKALEEGYDSIRLDAKEFTTFK encoded by the coding sequence ATGACAATAAATAATGACTTTTCAGATATCGCTTATAATAGAAAATCTATCAGATTGTACGATGAGAGTGTCAAAATTTCTAAAGAAGAAATGCTTGAAATGATCCAGAAATCAACCATAGCACCATCGTCAGTAAATATGCAGCCTTGGCGTTTCGTAGTTGTCGAGAGTACTGAAGAAAAACAAAAATTGAAACCATTAATTCGTTTCAATACAAGACAAAATGACACATCTTCAGCAATGATACTTATATTTGGAGATATGGAATGTTATGAGTATGGAGAAGCGATTTATAATCAGGCAGTAATTGAAGGCAAAATGTCTCCAAAAGTGAGAGATGAGCAATTAGCTGCAATTATCCCTTATTACAAAAATTTCACTAGAGAAGAAATGAATGATGTCGTAAAAATTGATTCCAGTTTAGCTGCTATGCAGTTTATGCTTGTTGCACGCGCTTATGGATATGATACGAACCCTATTGGTGGATTTGAAGCCGATGAATTAGCAGAAGCATTTGGCTTAGAAAAAGAACGTTATGTACCGGTCATGATTCTATCCATTGGTAAAGCATTAGAAGAAGGATATGATTCTATTCGACTGGATGCAAAAGAATTCACTACTTTTAAATAA
- a CDS encoding MarR family winged helix-turn-helix transcriptional regulator, with product MNLREFSSLLYQIKIANQEMTSRFEKATGFSLTRYELMMLLKETGKCSQKQIQHKLRIDSAAVTRHLKVLEEKEYVIRERNKENNREVFVEITEKAKQDLEICEEEHDKLQNPLYHLLSSVEEKQLQLLLKKLIKQEEV from the coding sequence TTGAATCTTAGAGAATTTAGTAGTCTTCTTTATCAGATAAAGATTGCGAATCAAGAAATGACATCCAGATTTGAGAAAGCCACTGGATTTAGTTTAACCAGATATGAATTAATGATGCTTCTTAAAGAAACAGGAAAATGTTCGCAAAAGCAAATACAGCATAAGCTACGAATAGATAGTGCTGCCGTAACGAGACATTTAAAAGTTCTAGAAGAAAAAGAATATGTAATTCGAGAAAGAAATAAAGAAAATAATCGAGAAGTCTTCGTAGAAATTACTGAGAAAGCAAAACAGGATCTTGAAATCTGTGAAGAAGAACATGATAAGCTACAAAATCCTTTATATCATCTACTTAGTTCTGTAGAAGAAAAGCAGTTACAACTATTGCTTAAAAAGTTAATCAAACAAGAAGAGGTTTAA
- a CDS encoding pyridoxamine 5'-phosphate oxidase family protein, with protein sequence MLSKKFYEVIQQEGVVSVTSWGNDDKPNVRCTWNSYLRIMEDERILAPIAGFTSVQGDVVKNDQVILTLGSREVEGFNNYQGTGFLIEGRARFTDSGNEFEQMKAEFPFMNKLLEVTVESTKQLL encoded by the coding sequence GTGTTAAGTAAAAAGTTTTATGAGGTAATTCAACAAGAAGGAGTTGTTTCCGTAACTTCATGGGGAAATGATGATAAGCCCAACGTTAGGTGTACTTGGAATTCCTATCTGCGTATTATGGAGGACGAACGTATTTTAGCTCCTATCGCAGGATTTACAAGTGTTCAAGGTGATGTTGTTAAGAATGACCAGGTTATTTTAACATTAGGCAGCCGCGAAGTAGAAGGATTCAATAACTATCAAGGAACTGGCTTCTTAATAGAAGGCCGGGCACGTTTTACAGATTCTGGTAATGAATTTGAACAAATGAAAGCAGAGTTTCCTTTCATGAATAAATTACTTGAAGTAACTGTAGAATCAACTAAACAGCTCCTTTAA